The Equus przewalskii isolate Varuska unplaced genomic scaffold, EquPr2 ChrUn-10, whole genome shotgun sequence genome window below encodes:
- the ZNF687 gene encoding zinc finger protein 687 isoform X1, whose protein sequence is MGDMKTPDFDDLLAAFDIPDIDANEAIHSGPEENEGPGGSGKPEPSVGGESGEAAVAAAGDGSEVPAQASDHGLPPPDISAVSVIVKNTVCPEQSESLAGSSGGEGARAGGVTKDGPLGPRLLQNGFGGPEPSLPGTPHSPAPPSGGTWKEKAMESKAPLDLFAHFGPEPGEHPDPLPPSAPSPPREGAMTPPPFPSPFELTRENGPALLPPGSPPPLGSLKPGSCSPLNAQGLARLGSGCSPEATGMPASASPPRVAEMPFFKQSPAHQSPLASPKVPTCQPLKEEEEDEGPVDKSSPGSPQSPSSGAEAADEDSNDSPASSSSSRPLKVRIKTIKTSCGNITRTVTRVPSDPDPPAPLAEGAFLAEASLLKLSPATPTPEGPKVVSVQLGDGTRLKGTVLPVATIQNASTAMLMAASVARKAVVLPGGTATSPKTMAKNVLGLVPQALPKAEGRAGLGTGGQKVNGASVVMVQPSKPATGPGAGGGTVISRTQSSLVEAFNKILNSKNLLPAYRPNLSPPAEAGLALPPTGYRCLECGDAFSLEKSLARHYDRRSMRIEVTCNHCARRLVFFNKCSLLLHAREHKDKGLVMQCSHLVMRPVALDQMVGQPDITPLLAVSPALGPPILPALGKGDGAITSAITTVAAEAPVLPLSTEPPAAPATSAYTCFRCLECKEQCRDKAGMAAHFQQLGPPAPGATSNVCPTCPMMLPNRCSFSAHQRMHKNRPPHVCPECGGNFLQANFQTHLREACLHFSRRVGYRCPSCAVVFGGVNSIKSHIQTSHCEVFHKCPICPMAFKSAPSAHAHLYTQHPSFHAQQAKMIYKCAMCDTVFTHKPLLTSHFDQHLLPQRVSVFKCPSCPLLFAQKRTMLEHLKNTHQSGRLGEETAGKGAGGALLTPKTEPEELAVSRGGAAPPTEESSSTSEEEELPSSPEPPRPTKRPRRELGSKGIKGGGGGPGGWTCGLCHSWFPERDEYVAHMKKEHGKSVKKFPCRLCERSFCSAPSLRRHVRVNHEGIKRVYPCRYCTEGKRTFSSRLILEKHVQVRHGLPLGAQSPGRGNALARGPGARAQGPGRKRRQSSDSCSEEPDSTTPPAKSPRGGPGLGVPLRYRSSGSAEQSLVVGLRVDGGAQQCLDCGLCFASPGSLSRHRFISHKKKRGVGNASTLRQGDGEEEPPPPSRSDPEGGDSPLPASGGPLTCKVCGKSCDSPLNLKTHFRTHGMAFIRARQGGSGDN, encoded by the exons ATGGGGGACATGAAGACCCCTGATTTTGACGACCTTCTTGCTGCCTTTGACATCCCCGACATTGATGCGAATGAAGCCATCCACTCGGGGCCAGAAGAAAATGAGGGGCCAGGAGGTTCAGGGAAGCCAGAACCCAGTGTAGGGGGCGAATCTGGAGAAGCAGCAGTAGCCGCTGCTGGGGATGGCTCTGAGgttccagcccaggcctctgacCATGGCCTGCCACCGCCAGATATCTCAGCAGTCAGCGTCATCGTCAAGAACACTGTGTGTCCTGAGCAGTCTGAGTCCCTGGCTGGGAGTTCAGGAGGGGAAGGGGCCCGGGCTGGGGGGGTGACTAAGGATGGGCCTCTGGGGCCTCGTCTGTTGCAAAATGGTTTTGGGGGCCCTGAGCCATCCCTTCCAGGAACACCccactccccagctcctcctAGTGGGGGTACCTGGAAAGAAAAAGCCATGGAAAGCAAAGCTCCACTGGACCTCTTTGCTCATTTTGGGCCTGAGCCAGGGGAACACCCCgatcccctgcctccctctgcgcCTTCCCCACCTCGGGAAGGGGCCATGACCccacctcctttcccctctccttttgaGCTGACCCGGGAGAATGGCCCAGCCCTGCTGCCGCCTGGTTCTCCCCCTCCACTGGGGTCTTTGAAGCCGGGCAGCTGCAGCCCTCTTAATGCCCAGGGCCTAGCCCGGCTAGGCTCGGGCTGTAGCCCTGAGGCCACAGGCATGCCTGCCAGCGCCTCACCTCCCCGGGTTGCGGAGATGCCCTTCTTCAAGCAGTCTCCAGCACACCAGAGCCCTCTTGCCTCCCCCAAAGTGCCCACCTGTCAGCCcctaaaggaagaagaagaggacgAGGGGCCAGTGGACAAGTCTTCCCCAGGAAGTCCCCAGAGTCCCTCTAGTGGAGCCGAGGCTGCAGACGAGGACAGCAATgactcccctgcctcctccagctcctccaggcccCTCAAGGTGCGGATCAAGACCATTAAAACGTCCTGCGGGAATATCACAAGGACTGTAACCCGGGTGCCCTCAGACCCTGATCCCCCTGCCCCCTTGGCTGAGGGGGCCTTCCTGGCCGAGGCCAGCCTCCTGAAGCTGTCTCCTGCAACCCCGACCCCTGAGGGTCCAAAGGTGGTGAGCGTCCAACTAGGTGATGGCACGAGGCTAAAGGGCACTGTGCTGCCTGTGGCCACCATCCAGAATGCGAGTACTGCCATGCTGATGGCGGCCAGCGTGGCCCGCAAAGCTGTGGTTCTGCCCGGGGGCACTGCCACCAGCCCTAAGACAATGGCAAAGAATGTGCTGGGCCTGGTGCCCCAAGCCCTCCCCAAGGCTGAGGggcgggcagggctggggacaggggggCAGAAGGTGAACGGTGCCTCAGTAGTGATGGTGCAGCCTTCCAAGCCAGCCACCGGGCCAGGTGCAGGGGGTGGCACCGTGATCTCCCGGACCCAGTCCAGCCTGGTGGAGGCCTTCAACAAGATCCTCAATAGCAAGAACCTGCTGCCTGCCTACCGGCCAAACCTGAGTCCCCCGGCTgaggctgggctggccctgcctccaACAGGCTACCGCTGCCTCGAGTGTGGGGATGCCTTCTCTTTGGAGAAGAGCCTGGCACGGCACTATGACCGCCGGAGCATGCGCATCGAGGTCACCTGCAACCACTGCGCCCGCCGCCTGGTCTTCTTCAACAAGTGCAGCCTGCTGCTGCACGCCCGCGAGCACAAGGACAAGGGGCTCGTCATGCAGTGCTCGCACCTGGTCATGAGGCCTGTAGCCCTGGATCAGATGGTGGGGCAGCCGGACATCACACCCCTGCTGGCTGTCTCACCTGCCCTCGGACCTCCAATCTTGCCTGCCTTGGGCAAGGGTGACGGGGCCATCACCTCCGCCATTACTACAGTTGCTGCTGAGGCCCCTGTGCTGCCGCTATCAACCGAGCCGCCTGCTGCCCCTGCCACCTCCGCTTACACGTGCTTTCGCTGCCTGGAGTGCAAGGAGCAGTGCCGGGACAAGGCTGGCATGGCTGCCCACTTCCAGCAGCTTGGGCCCCCTGCCCCTGGGGCCACTAGCAAT GTGTGCCCTACCTGCCCCATGATGCTCCCCAATCGCTGCAGCTTCAGTGCCCACCAGCGCATGCATAAGAACCGACCTCCCCACGTCTGCCCTGAGTGTGGGGGCAACTTCCTGCAAGCCAATTTTCAGACCCATCTCCGGGAGGCTTGTCTGCATTTCTCTCGCCGTGTAGGATACAG GTGCCCCAGCTGTGCAGTGGTGTTTGGGGGTGTGAACTCCATCAAGTCCCACATCCAGACGTCACACTGTGAGGTTTTCCACAAGTGCCCCATCTGCCCCATGGCCTTCAAGTCTGCGCCCAGCGCCCACGCCCACCTCTACACCCAGCATCCCAGCTTCCACGCGCAGCAGGCCAA GATGATCTACAAGTGCGCCATGTGTGACACGGTCTTCACTCACAAGCCCCTCCTCACCTCACACTTTGACCAGCACTTGCTGCCCCAGCGTGTCAGCGTCTTTAAGTGCCCATCTTGTCCTCTGCTTTTTGCCCAAAAAAGGACCATGCTAGAACATCTCAAG AACACCCATCAGTCTGGGCGCCTGGGGGAGGAGACTGCTGGGAAAGGGGCCGGGGGTGCCCTTTTGACCCCCAAGACTGAGCCCGAGGAGCTGGCTGTGTCTCGGGGAGGAGCAGCTCCCCCTACTGAAGAATCTTCTTCAACCTCAGAAGAGGAAGAACTACCCAGCTCCCCTGAGCCCCCTCGCCCAACCAAACGGCCTCGGCGGGAACTAGGGAGCAAAGGCATcaagggcgggggtgggggcccTGGAGGCTGGACCTGTGGCCTTTGTCATTCCTGGTTCCCTGAGCGTGATGAGTATGTGGCTCACATGAAGAAGGAACATGGCAAG TCAGTGAAAAAGTTTCCCTGTCGCCTGTGTGAGCGTTCCTTCTGCTCCGCCCCCAGCCTGAGGCGCCACGTCAGGGTCAATCACGAGGGTATCAAGCGAGTTTACCCATGCAG GTATTGCACAGAGGGAAAACGCACCTTCAGCAGCCGCCTGATCCTGGAGAAACACGTCCAGGTTCGGCACGGCTTGCCGCTCGGGGCCCAGTCCCCTGGCCGGGGGAATGCCCTGGCTCGGGGCCCCGGTGCCAGAGCCCAG GGGCCAGGACGGAAACGCCGCCAGTCCTCTGACTCTTGCAGTGAGGAGCCTGACAGTACAACACCTCCAGCCAAGTCCCCCAGGGGCGGACCTGGGTTGGGAGTTCCCCTGCGCTACCGGAGCAGTGGCTCAGCGGAGCAGAGCCTCGtggtggggctgagggtggaTGGCGGTGCCCAGCAGTGCCTCGACTGTGGCTTGTGCTTTGCCTCCCCTGGCTCCCTGAGCCGGCATCGTTTCATCAGCCACAAGAAGAAACGGGGTGTGGGTAATGCCAGTACCCTACGccagggggatggggaggaagagCCCCCGCCTCCCTCAAGGTCTGATCCAGAGGGTGGAGATTCACCCCTGCCTGCTTCTGGAGGCCCACTGACCTGTAAGGTCTGCGGCAAGAGCTGTGACAGCCCTCTCAACCTCAAGACCCATTTCCGCACACATGGCATGGCGTTCATCAGGGCTCGGCAGGGGGGCAGTGGAGACAACTAG
- the ZNF687 gene encoding zinc finger protein 687 isoform X2: MGDMKTPDFDDLLAAFDIPDIDANEAIHSGPEENEGPGGSGKPEPSVGGESGEAAVAAAGDGSEVPAQASDHGLPPPDISAVSVIVKNTVCPEQSESLAGSSGGEGARAGGVTKDGPLGPRLLQNGFGGPEPSLPGTPHSPAPPSGGTWKEKAMESKAPLDLFAHFGPEPGEHPDPLPPSAPSPPREGAMTPPPFPSPFELTRENGPALLPPGSPPPLGSLKPGSCSPLNAQGLARLGSGCSPEATGMPASASPPRVAEMPFFKQSPAHQSPLASPKVPTCQPLKEEEEDEGPVDKSSPGSPQSPSSGAEAADEDSNDSPASSSSSRPLKVRIKTIKTSCGNITRTVTRVPSDPDPPAPLAEGAFLAEASLLKLSPATPTPEGPKVVSVQLGDGTRLKGTVLPVATIQNASTAMLMAASVARKAVVLPGGTATSPKTMAKNVLGLVPQALPKAEGRAGLGTGGQKVNGASVVMVQPSKPATGPGAGGGTVISRTQSSLVEAFNKILNSKNLLPAYRPNLSPPAEAGLALPPTGYRCLECGDAFSLEKSLARHYDRRSMRIEVTCNHCARRLVFFNKCSLLLHAREHKDKGLVMQCSHLVMRPVALDQMVGQPDITPLLAVSPALGPPILPALGKGDGAITSAITTVAAEAPVLPLSTEPPAAPATSAYTCFRCLECKEQCRDKAGMAAHFQQLGPPAPGATSNVCPTCPMMLPNRCSFSAHQRMHKNRPPHVCPECGGNFLQANFQTHLREACLHFSRRVGYRCPSCAVVFGGVNSIKSHIQTSHCEVFHKCPICPMAFKSAPSAHAHLYTQHPSFHAQQAKMIYKCAMCDTVFTHKPLLTSHFDQHLLPQRVSVFKCPSCPLLFAQKRTMLEHLKNTHQSGRLGEETAGKGAGGALLTPKTEPEELAVSRGGAAPPTEESSSTSEEEELPSSPEPPRPTKRPRRELGSKGIKGGGGGPGGWTCGLCHSWFPERDEYVAHMKKEHGKSVKKFPCRLCERSFCSAPSLRRHVRVNHEGIKRVYPCRGQDGNAASPLTLAVRSLTVQHLQPSPPGADLGWEFPCATGAVAQRSRASWWG, from the exons ATGGGGGACATGAAGACCCCTGATTTTGACGACCTTCTTGCTGCCTTTGACATCCCCGACATTGATGCGAATGAAGCCATCCACTCGGGGCCAGAAGAAAATGAGGGGCCAGGAGGTTCAGGGAAGCCAGAACCCAGTGTAGGGGGCGAATCTGGAGAAGCAGCAGTAGCCGCTGCTGGGGATGGCTCTGAGgttccagcccaggcctctgacCATGGCCTGCCACCGCCAGATATCTCAGCAGTCAGCGTCATCGTCAAGAACACTGTGTGTCCTGAGCAGTCTGAGTCCCTGGCTGGGAGTTCAGGAGGGGAAGGGGCCCGGGCTGGGGGGGTGACTAAGGATGGGCCTCTGGGGCCTCGTCTGTTGCAAAATGGTTTTGGGGGCCCTGAGCCATCCCTTCCAGGAACACCccactccccagctcctcctAGTGGGGGTACCTGGAAAGAAAAAGCCATGGAAAGCAAAGCTCCACTGGACCTCTTTGCTCATTTTGGGCCTGAGCCAGGGGAACACCCCgatcccctgcctccctctgcgcCTTCCCCACCTCGGGAAGGGGCCATGACCccacctcctttcccctctccttttgaGCTGACCCGGGAGAATGGCCCAGCCCTGCTGCCGCCTGGTTCTCCCCCTCCACTGGGGTCTTTGAAGCCGGGCAGCTGCAGCCCTCTTAATGCCCAGGGCCTAGCCCGGCTAGGCTCGGGCTGTAGCCCTGAGGCCACAGGCATGCCTGCCAGCGCCTCACCTCCCCGGGTTGCGGAGATGCCCTTCTTCAAGCAGTCTCCAGCACACCAGAGCCCTCTTGCCTCCCCCAAAGTGCCCACCTGTCAGCCcctaaaggaagaagaagaggacgAGGGGCCAGTGGACAAGTCTTCCCCAGGAAGTCCCCAGAGTCCCTCTAGTGGAGCCGAGGCTGCAGACGAGGACAGCAATgactcccctgcctcctccagctcctccaggcccCTCAAGGTGCGGATCAAGACCATTAAAACGTCCTGCGGGAATATCACAAGGACTGTAACCCGGGTGCCCTCAGACCCTGATCCCCCTGCCCCCTTGGCTGAGGGGGCCTTCCTGGCCGAGGCCAGCCTCCTGAAGCTGTCTCCTGCAACCCCGACCCCTGAGGGTCCAAAGGTGGTGAGCGTCCAACTAGGTGATGGCACGAGGCTAAAGGGCACTGTGCTGCCTGTGGCCACCATCCAGAATGCGAGTACTGCCATGCTGATGGCGGCCAGCGTGGCCCGCAAAGCTGTGGTTCTGCCCGGGGGCACTGCCACCAGCCCTAAGACAATGGCAAAGAATGTGCTGGGCCTGGTGCCCCAAGCCCTCCCCAAGGCTGAGGggcgggcagggctggggacaggggggCAGAAGGTGAACGGTGCCTCAGTAGTGATGGTGCAGCCTTCCAAGCCAGCCACCGGGCCAGGTGCAGGGGGTGGCACCGTGATCTCCCGGACCCAGTCCAGCCTGGTGGAGGCCTTCAACAAGATCCTCAATAGCAAGAACCTGCTGCCTGCCTACCGGCCAAACCTGAGTCCCCCGGCTgaggctgggctggccctgcctccaACAGGCTACCGCTGCCTCGAGTGTGGGGATGCCTTCTCTTTGGAGAAGAGCCTGGCACGGCACTATGACCGCCGGAGCATGCGCATCGAGGTCACCTGCAACCACTGCGCCCGCCGCCTGGTCTTCTTCAACAAGTGCAGCCTGCTGCTGCACGCCCGCGAGCACAAGGACAAGGGGCTCGTCATGCAGTGCTCGCACCTGGTCATGAGGCCTGTAGCCCTGGATCAGATGGTGGGGCAGCCGGACATCACACCCCTGCTGGCTGTCTCACCTGCCCTCGGACCTCCAATCTTGCCTGCCTTGGGCAAGGGTGACGGGGCCATCACCTCCGCCATTACTACAGTTGCTGCTGAGGCCCCTGTGCTGCCGCTATCAACCGAGCCGCCTGCTGCCCCTGCCACCTCCGCTTACACGTGCTTTCGCTGCCTGGAGTGCAAGGAGCAGTGCCGGGACAAGGCTGGCATGGCTGCCCACTTCCAGCAGCTTGGGCCCCCTGCCCCTGGGGCCACTAGCAAT GTGTGCCCTACCTGCCCCATGATGCTCCCCAATCGCTGCAGCTTCAGTGCCCACCAGCGCATGCATAAGAACCGACCTCCCCACGTCTGCCCTGAGTGTGGGGGCAACTTCCTGCAAGCCAATTTTCAGACCCATCTCCGGGAGGCTTGTCTGCATTTCTCTCGCCGTGTAGGATACAG GTGCCCCAGCTGTGCAGTGGTGTTTGGGGGTGTGAACTCCATCAAGTCCCACATCCAGACGTCACACTGTGAGGTTTTCCACAAGTGCCCCATCTGCCCCATGGCCTTCAAGTCTGCGCCCAGCGCCCACGCCCACCTCTACACCCAGCATCCCAGCTTCCACGCGCAGCAGGCCAA GATGATCTACAAGTGCGCCATGTGTGACACGGTCTTCACTCACAAGCCCCTCCTCACCTCACACTTTGACCAGCACTTGCTGCCCCAGCGTGTCAGCGTCTTTAAGTGCCCATCTTGTCCTCTGCTTTTTGCCCAAAAAAGGACCATGCTAGAACATCTCAAG AACACCCATCAGTCTGGGCGCCTGGGGGAGGAGACTGCTGGGAAAGGGGCCGGGGGTGCCCTTTTGACCCCCAAGACTGAGCCCGAGGAGCTGGCTGTGTCTCGGGGAGGAGCAGCTCCCCCTACTGAAGAATCTTCTTCAACCTCAGAAGAGGAAGAACTACCCAGCTCCCCTGAGCCCCCTCGCCCAACCAAACGGCCTCGGCGGGAACTAGGGAGCAAAGGCATcaagggcgggggtgggggcccTGGAGGCTGGACCTGTGGCCTTTGTCATTCCTGGTTCCCTGAGCGTGATGAGTATGTGGCTCACATGAAGAAGGAACATGGCAAG TCAGTGAAAAAGTTTCCCTGTCGCCTGTGTGAGCGTTCCTTCTGCTCCGCCCCCAGCCTGAGGCGCCACGTCAGGGTCAATCACGAGGGTATCAAGCGAGTTTACCCATGCAG GGGCCAGGACGGAAACGCCGCCAGTCCTCTGACTCTTGCAGTGAGGAGCCTGACAGTACAACACCTCCAGCCAAGTCCCCCAGGGGCGGACCTGGGTTGGGAGTTCCCCTGCGCTACCGGAGCAGTGGCTCAGCGGAGCAGAGCCTCGtggtggggctga